The DNA sequence GAACAACTCTGCTTAATCACCACAGCAAACACCCTTTCCGATACTGAATTTCCAATATCGAACACTAGATTAGAATGGCAAATTCCATCGGTAAAAATGTTTGGATTTGTACTCAATAACTTAGGAACTGGTAATACATGTGACAAGCTGGCCTGCTGTTGTTTCTGGGGCTGACAACTGTTTCAGGATAATTGGGAATGGTTTCTGGATATTGAAATGTGGAACAACTTATTGTTTGATAGTCGATTGATGGCACGAGTCTATGCCATCTTCGAGATGCTTGCCTCGGTACTTCAATCACTGGCAGCACCGCAACAAGATCAATTTGCAAGATGCATTCCCTCATGTGCCACAAGAACTTTCTTTAATGTCCTGCATGTCATTTCCTCTTTTCTGCAGCCTGTTCATCACAGAAGCAAACGAAGTAAGCGGAGGAAAAATAAGGATGTAATGGAGTGCTTTAAAAAGATACGATACTTTTCACAGTATCTTCTTACACCACTTTtcaaaacattaaaagaaatttaaacgtgTCCTACAAAGTAATATACCCTGCTGATTAAACATCAGACAACCTGTACTGGTATAATTATGATACCCATTGATAAATGCAAACATGTAATTTACATCATGAGCGTATTAGATTATTGCtgttaatattgacattttTAAGGAAAACAATAACAGCAAGTTACTTGTGTCCTATTGTAAGTCAAAGTAGAAAAATATCTACGATCTTCAGTTAAAAAAGAACCATGCTGTACGAAAAAGAAGTCACTGAAGTTGGACTACAGCAGTTGGTATTGCAAACAATCTTATCTATGTGAAGTTCATCAAGCTAATACCAACTTTTGATAGcacttcaaataaaaatacagaGTCTTCAATCGTAAAAAAACATAGATCTAACCTTTTGGAGTTTCATTAAAACGGCATCTTCAAATGCTATATAGCCAGCCCCAACCAAATTACTCAGCTTATCAGGTTCTGCAGATCTTGATGCACTTGGAGCCTCTGTCACCATTGGTGGTTGAAGAGGTAAAACCAGCAATGGATTAGAAAGATGACCAGACACACTTCCCGTAGCAGCAACCTAGAAATAAGAAAACCAAACATCAGTGGCATCAAAGAACCAAAAAGCACTACTACACCACAGAGGatgaatatatagtattatCTTATCAAACTCACCGCCGCATCTTTATTCTCCATTACAACAAGTGCTGAACCTTTTTTCTTAGCACTCTTAATGACGACATCTTCCACCTCACCAAACTTCGAAAACAACTCTCTCAACCCCTCTGCTGTGTAATCTTCACCTATCTTCTCCCATGAAACTTTAAGAACCTTCTCCTTATCCACCCCAGGCCTAGCAGTACCTGTACTCTCCTTCCTCACGCCTGGGAACTCTCTACTTGTAGCCGATGTCATATTTTCCCCCTTACTTGCATGCATTGCTCGTATTCTTGCAATCTCTTCTCTCAACTTCTTAGCAAttctctcctcttcttctcGCTCTTTTGTAGAAGGGTCAGGAGCAAAAGCTGCCCGCTCCCTTTCCTCAAGGTCAGAAAACATCTTCTGTCTCTTTGCATCACGCTTGGATTCCTGCTCTGACCGTCGATGTTGTTGCTCACGCTTAACCCGAAGAAGATCATCGAACAGTTTCCTGGCCTTTTCATCCTTGAGAATCTCGTAGGATGACTGGAGCCTTTGAAAATTTGCAAGGGCTTGCTTGTCGCCTGGCCTCTTATCCGGGTGCAATTCCAAAGCCTTTGATCTGTATGCCTTCTTAATTTCATCCACGCTAAGCTTGGCACCTTCCTCACCTGAGAGCAGCCCAAGAACACCATAATGATCTACATCAATATCCATATCCAACGACACAGCACTACGCAGTTCTGCAAGTAAAAAGGGTCATAGATTTTCATTCAGAACTTTATCAAACACTTTTATGACGAAATTGAAATGATGCCCCAAAAACTATTTCCAGCGAGCAAAACTTGCCGGAAAAAGTcctttacaaaatttaaaaaaaaattataatgatctgatcaaaaaattctaaaccagattttatttctaaatatcaTTTGTCCAATTGGGCattaaaaatgctttaaatataGAAAACTAGATGTCCAGTGTGAGATTAGAAAAGTTATCATCATCAAACACGAGATATGGCACACAGCATGGTAAACACAACTTAAAAACATCTTAAGCCAAATTGCAGGCTAcaagcaatttaaaaaatagaactcatattttttttaatcaacaagTTGACCACTAGGCTGCACCCTAATGGATGGAAATAGGAGTTATCATACCCAAAGAAGTTGCACAAACTGAGTTGGTAATTACACCTTAAGTGCAACAGAGAATTCTGAATGCTCTTTGCTTTCACTATTCACAAATGATATCATCCTTGAAATGCTCAAAACAAAGTCCCAGCAAAGTATTGAAGAATCAGTAAGAAGAAGAACCAAGATGCACTTGTTCTACAATAGTTGAATTAAAAAGGCAAAAATTCACTTTGATCCAAGGAAAACATAGAGGGAAAAATGGTATGGTGGATTTTAAAACATAGGtttgatgaaaaataatcaCAGTATGCAATGTctatttttttggataaataaaAGTACAGAAAAAAGATTATGCATGTAGTGTAATTATTAAGCTGGTTACAAAGAGAACAGGGCATGTAGCTGTCATGGTGGGCTTTTGACATAGTCTTAAGCAGCTGGTGTGCTTATTTTATCAGtcatatgatatgatttctcaTGGAAAATATGTcagaaatgaaaagaagataataccagagagagagagagagagagagagagagagacttcaCCACATAGGGTTTCACATTAGATAATCACGCCCCAACACTTATTATCACCAATCCATGTTAGAGGAATCCTGAAAGctgaaaaacattataaaactATGCAAACCCGTGTCTTCAACCCCtgtgaataaataaaataagacgaCATTTGCACTCTCTATAACAAATAAAGGCTCACCCCACACACACACTTCATCGATTCTCTCATGCTTCTAGacttcattatttttgtgtttcttcTACATATATGTACTTTGGGGCTGGTTTATTATTGATGGCTTTAATGATACACATGTACAGGTGCAAAGCATGAGAATCACAAAACTTTGCAACACCGGGGACAATGGACATCGTCACAGTGAACGGAATATTTCCAGGACCAGTAATATATGCCCAAAAAGATGATAGAATTATTCTCAAAATTACCGACGAGACACCATACAACACTACAATCCACTGGTAAAAACCCTAATGCTTTCCTCAATGTCAGAAAAGGACCAACTTTTAAAGACAGAAAGTCCCATATATTATCTCAATGCTGGCAGTACTAACACCATCAAACAATTGCACATAACACGAATAACATTCCAAACTAAaaccaaatttttatataacatatattacaGGAAAGTTGCATCCGAACTCTCCTTTCCATTTTACTCAATAACTCATATTTTTGAACTCTGTTTTCATGAAAACCTAACAGAAAAAATACCCAAACATGCTAAAATCGATATCAGTCATGGTATAAGCATTTCGATTGTATAAAATCAGCCTGATAAACAACGGAATTCATAAAGAACAAACTTAAAATAACAAGTATCAgcaagagaaaaagttgaaatttctAAAAAGATAAGAGTACCAAAAGCGGGATAAGGAAACCGGGAGATGGAATCGAGAGCGGAATTACCGTGAGATATAGAGAGACGGGCGAAATCGGAGAGGGAGTGAGAGAAacggacagagagagagagagagagtgtctcGGCAAGACGAGTATGTAAGAGGGTTTTTCATCCGTACGAAACCATCTTATTTGGATTATGAAttaagattatttatgaataatcaaataaaaattaaattatttattatatcttatataaaaaatttaaaattttataataataaaatgagataaatggaagttaattgaattgaaataaattttgagtTAGACATATCTACCTCCAAAcgcaatttaaaattagagaaatcaaaaacaatttataaaagaaatctGATAAAAGTCTGTCGATACCTGTTATTGTAAAACACTTTTTTAGTAGAGAATAAATATAGTTTATTAAATCTGACTATATCagtttttgagatttattttataatatatttttataaatctaacatttctcttaaaattatacacaaaaaatataaaatattgcgatattt is a window from the Juglans regia cultivar Chandler chromosome 7, Walnut 2.0, whole genome shotgun sequence genome containing:
- the LOC109001169 gene encoding dnaJ homolog subfamily C member 17-like → MDIDVDHYGVLGLLSGEEGAKLSVDEIKKAYRSKALELHPDKRPGDKQALANFQRLQSSYEILKDEKARKLFDDLLRVKREQQHRRSEQESKRDAKRQKMFSDLEERERAAFAPDPSTKEREEEERIAKKLREEIARIRAMHASKGENMTSATSREFPGVRKESTGTARPGVDKEKVLKVSWEKIGEDYTAEGLRELFSKFGEVEDVVIKSAKKKGSALVVMENKDAAVAATGSVSGHLSNPLLVLPLQPPMVTEAPSASRSAEPDKLSNLVGAGYIAFEDAVLMKLQKAAEKRK